A window of Glycine soja cultivar W05 chromosome 13, ASM419377v2, whole genome shotgun sequence genomic DNA:
TTTTGAGCATCCTCTTCGTCACTTACTCGAAGATACATTCCATTGAAGTACATGGTTGGGAATATTGTTCACTTAGGTTTCTCTGTGAGTACTTTAGGCATTCTGGAAGAAAATATGCATCCTGCTTGTAATTGGGtcgttttgttattatttttgcttCTGTGAAATGTgagaaaagaaatctttgaaggAAAAGTAATAGTCTTAACAGTCTTAGTCAACCTAAACAGTCTTAGTCAATGATATCATCACCACTGTTAAGTTGTCTGTTGCTCCTCTCTTTATTGCTTCCCCTATCACCTCCTCGCAACACTGCTTCACATCGTTATGCTCTTGAAGACTCCTTCGAGCAAAGTGTATGGCATTTTGGCTGTGAAAAACATCCCAGATCCCATCACTCCCAATTATGAAAAATTCATCTTCTTTTGTCAATGTGATTAACTTAAGTTTAGACTCAGCACTAAATGGTCCACCCATTCCATTAATTTCCTTCATTCCTTGGAGATTCCAGTTGCCTAGTGCATGAGTCACACCTAACTGGCTGTTCAAGTAACCATTATCTATGTATCCACCTAGAGACTTTATCCTCTTTCTTTCCTTAATGCATAATGGCCTGTGATCTTTGGACATTTCTATAGCCCCTCCACCACGGGACAAAACAACACGACAGTCTACATGTAACATTATGTTAGATGAAGGGTTCATTGCTAGGTTAGGAGATTTTGGTTTAGCGAGGCAAACGGAGCATGACAAGTCTCCTGATGCCACTATGGCTGCTGGGACAATGGGGTACCTTGCACCTGAGTACGTGCTTACTGGTAGAGCCTCGGAGAAAACTGATGTGCTTAGCTATGGTGTTGTGGTTCTTGAGGTTGCCAATGGCAGGAGGCCTATTGAGAAAGATGCTCCTGCTGCTGGGAATGGTAAAGTTGGAATTAGCAGCAATTTTGTAGAATGGATTTGGAGTTTGCGTCAAGAAGGTAAGTTGCTAATAGTAGCTGATCCAAGACTTGAAGGCGAGTTTGAGGAAGGGGAGATGAGGAAGGTACTCTTGGTTGGATTAGCTTGCTCACACCCTGATTCAATTGCAAGACCTACTATGAGGGGTGTGGTTCAAATGCTGTTGGATGAGGCTGAAGTGCTTATTGTCCCTAGAACCAAACCGTTTACTAGTTACAGTACTTCTTAACTCTTAATGAACTTGCAAGACAGTGAATCTGAGTGTAATAATGGTATGATCACCATCTCTATCTCTTCATCAAAGAACAACTTCAACAACAAATATAGTTTGATGGAAGTCTAGAGCTGAGatcttgtcatttttttaattatttactcaaATTGTAGATAAAGTGGTATGTATTCTTTTGATCATGTATTTAACGCCAATAACATTACGATTAAAGGCCTTGATAAAGGAAATAATTTTGGGGAATATGCAATTTTGCCTCTGCCATTTAAGTTTATGGTAGAGTGCTTTTGTTGTACATTTTTATacagattaaattaaaatgatcttGGTGCGGAGAAATGCAAGATGTTGGTGTTGAGTTTGAGTGTTACAAGCAATCTAGGGAAGATCGTGGATTTGCATATATTGTTGTTTCACTTCTAATTCATGTGCAGTGGTTTAGAGCTAGTTGGAGTTAACTAACTGATGCTAAATACCATTTTCTTTGGACAATTAGATTTCACCTACCATGGTAtaatgaaaacaacaatttCTCTAAatctttctccctttcttttaGAAATCTAGGTTTTGTATTGTATCTTACACTCATAACAAATGGCAATTTTATTCCCTTTTCTGTTTTGCTGTAACAACTTTTTAGTATAATGTTGTGGCACCA
This region includes:
- the LOC114381550 gene encoding probable protein phosphatase 2C 27, producing MSKDHRPLCIKERKRIKSLGGYIDNGYLNSQLGVTHALGNWNLQGMKEINGMGGPFSAESKLKLITLTKEDEFFIIGSDGIWDVFHSQNAIHFARRSLQEHNDVKQCCEEVIGEAIKRGATDNLTVVMISLTKTV